From one Tetragenococcus osmophilus genomic stretch:
- the alaS gene encoding alanine--tRNA ligase, translating into MKELSSSEVRQMFLDFFQTKGHAIEPSASLIPVDDPTLLWINSGVATLKKYFDGTVVPENLRIVNAQKSIRTNDIENVGRTARHQTMFEMLGNFSLGDYFKKEALQWAWEFLTSPKWIGFDPERLYVTVYPKDEEAKRIWQEEIGLSSDHIIEMEDNFWDIGAGPSGPDTEIFYDRGQKFNDLSADDPENYPGGENERYLEIWNLVFSEFNHKPDDTYEPLPNKNIDTGMGLERIVSVIQDAPTNFETDLFMPIIREIEQISGQVKYGANQETDVSFRVIADHIRALAFAIADGALPSNEGRGYVLRRLLRRAVMHGQKLGINQAFLYRLVGTVGNIMSSYYPEVLKQQAFVEKVIKTEEQRFYETINEGMEILDQLLAKEKSEQSQMIQGADIFKLYDTYGFPVELTEEIASGAGFAVDHAGFEEEMQAQRERARNARNKEQSMKLQSSLLTEVNVASEYVGYTTLETESSLSLIIQNEQFKDSISSGQAEVIFAQTPFYAEMGGQVADTGVIIDQSGETCAVVTDVQKAPKGQYLHQIDVKKNLQKEQTYTLKVDKKRHNSIIKNHTATHLLHKALKEVLGSQSNQAGSLVAPDYLRFDFSHFGQITAEELQKMEKIVNEKIWQALPVTTIETDIDTAKEMGAMALFGEKYGHNVRVVNISDWSIELCGGNHVKNTEDIGTFKITSESGIGAGVRRIEAVTSREAYQLSVQQEDKLRNVAELLKLPTTDSVVDKTEQLQQELEQALKENEQLSSRIANQQAENVFQDVKYINELSYVSAQVDVKDMNQLRQLADQWKQQKVSDVLVLATENNGKANLLAAVTPDKVNEGIKAGDLIKAIAPKVGGGGGGRPDLAQAGGKKPEGIPQALEEVRHWLEG; encoded by the coding sequence ATGAAAGAATTATCAAGTTCTGAAGTTCGTCAAATGTTTTTAGATTTTTTTCAAACAAAAGGGCATGCAATTGAACCTAGCGCTTCGCTTATTCCAGTGGATGATCCTACATTATTATGGATTAATTCTGGCGTAGCGACGTTGAAAAAATATTTTGATGGGACTGTGGTTCCTGAGAACTTACGAATTGTAAACGCACAAAAATCAATACGTACAAATGACATTGAAAACGTAGGTAGAACAGCTAGACACCAAACAATGTTTGAAATGCTAGGTAATTTTTCTTTGGGAGACTACTTTAAAAAAGAAGCATTGCAGTGGGCTTGGGAATTTTTAACCTCGCCTAAGTGGATTGGTTTTGACCCAGAACGGTTGTATGTAACAGTTTATCCTAAAGACGAAGAAGCCAAGAGAATATGGCAAGAAGAAATTGGTCTTAGTTCTGATCATATTATAGAAATGGAGGATAATTTCTGGGATATAGGAGCTGGTCCAAGTGGTCCGGATACAGAGATCTTTTATGATCGGGGACAAAAGTTTAACGATCTATCCGCTGATGACCCTGAAAATTATCCAGGTGGAGAAAACGAACGTTACTTAGAAATTTGGAATCTTGTTTTTTCTGAGTTTAATCATAAACCAGATGATACTTATGAACCCTTACCCAATAAAAACATTGATACAGGGATGGGCTTAGAACGTATTGTTTCAGTTATTCAAGACGCGCCCACAAATTTTGAAACAGATTTGTTTATGCCAATTATTCGCGAGATTGAACAAATCAGTGGTCAAGTAAAATATGGCGCAAATCAAGAAACAGATGTCTCTTTTAGAGTAATAGCGGATCATATACGTGCACTGGCTTTTGCTATTGCAGATGGTGCACTTCCTTCTAATGAAGGAAGAGGATATGTTTTACGTCGCTTGCTACGACGAGCAGTGATGCACGGCCAAAAATTGGGCATTAATCAAGCTTTTTTGTATCGACTTGTTGGTACTGTGGGTAATATTATGTCCAGCTATTATCCTGAAGTCCTTAAACAACAAGCATTTGTTGAAAAAGTCATCAAAACAGAAGAGCAGCGTTTCTATGAAACCATTAATGAAGGAATGGAAATTTTAGACCAATTATTAGCAAAAGAAAAAAGCGAACAATCACAAATGATTCAAGGAGCCGACATTTTTAAACTGTATGATACCTATGGTTTCCCAGTTGAGTTAACTGAAGAGATTGCTTCAGGAGCAGGTTTTGCCGTAGATCATGCAGGTTTTGAAGAAGAAATGCAAGCTCAACGTGAACGTGCTCGTAATGCCCGTAACAAAGAACAATCGATGAAGCTGCAATCTTCTTTATTGACAGAAGTAAATGTGGCTAGTGAATATGTTGGTTATACGACTTTAGAAACAGAAAGTTCTTTATCTCTTATTATCCAAAATGAACAATTTAAGGATAGTATCTCTAGCGGACAAGCAGAAGTCATCTTCGCGCAAACGCCCTTTTATGCAGAAATGGGTGGACAGGTTGCTGATACAGGCGTTATCATTGATCAAAGTGGGGAAACTTGTGCCGTTGTTACTGACGTGCAAAAAGCACCTAAAGGACAGTACCTACATCAAATTGACGTGAAAAAAAATCTACAAAAAGAACAAACTTATACATTAAAAGTAGATAAAAAACGTCATAACAGTATAATTAAAAATCATACTGCTACTCACTTATTGCATAAAGCATTAAAAGAAGTGCTAGGTTCTCAATCCAACCAAGCAGGTTCTTTGGTAGCTCCAGACTATTTGCGATTTGACTTTTCTCACTTTGGACAAATTACTGCTGAAGAACTGCAAAAAATGGAAAAGATTGTTAATGAAAAAATTTGGCAAGCCTTGCCTGTAACTACAATCGAAACAGATATTGATACAGCTAAAGAAATGGGCGCTATGGCCTTATTTGGTGAAAAGTATGGTCACAATGTACGAGTCGTCAATATTTCTGATTGGTCGATTGAGCTTTGTGGAGGTAACCATGTAAAAAATACGGAGGATATTGGTACTTTTAAAATTACTTCTGAATCCGGCATTGGAGCTGGAGTTAGACGGATCGAAGCAGTAACGAGTAGAGAGGCTTATCAACTGTCTGTTCAACAAGAAGACAAGTTACGTAACGTAGCTGAATTGCTTAAATTACCAACGACAGATAGCGTAGTGGATAAAACGGAACAATTGCAACAAGAATTAGAACAAGCGCTAAAAGAAAATGAACAATTATCTAGTAGGATAGCAAATCAACAAGCTGAAAATGTTTTCCAAGATGTAAAATATATAAATGAGCTTTCTTATGTGAGTGCTCAAGTTGATGTAAAAGATATGAATCAATTACGTCAGTTAGCTGATCAATGGAAACAACAAAAAGTCTCTGATGTGCTTGTTTTAGCTACAGAAAATAATGGCAAGGCGAACTTATTAGCTGCAGTGACACCAGATAAAGTCAATGAAGGCATTAAAGCGGGAGATTTAATTAAAGCTATTGCGCCTAAAGTTGGCGGTGGCGGCGGAGGTCGTCCAGATTTAGCTCAAGCTGGTGGAAAAAAACCTGAAGGTATTCCTCAAGCATTAGAAGAAGTTCGTCATTGGTTAGAAGGATAA
- a CDS encoding cation diffusion facilitator family transporter, whose protein sequence is MLERLVERLIKNKNKEEQRTKVGQIAGVLGLISNIVLFFGKLFVGFIANSVAIMADAVNSLSDMVSSILTLVGFKVAAKPADKKHPYGHERFEYISGLAVSFVIILVGLQFLQSSFNKILEPESTTFSLGIFIVLLASIVIKIWQLSMYKRLGQKIGSQTLQASGKDSLNDVFTTVTVLLSALIEHLTSWQIDGFIGFILALYIIYTGIRMIKDFIDELLGSRPSDQQIQMMEAKLASYPLILGYHDLLIHNYGPQSKFASVHVEIDASWSLTYAHQIIDMIEKDFQENLEVELVCHLDPVAIHDAQFLKINKELMNILADFNEGLKMHDLRIKDNNILQFDLVIPEGITENEQQLLAEIRQAVSKRIGDYQLDVRLDHNYLL, encoded by the coding sequence ATGCTTGAACGTTTAGTTGAAAGGCTTATAAAAAATAAAAATAAAGAAGAACAACGGACAAAAGTGGGGCAAATAGCCGGTGTTTTAGGCCTAATTTCAAACATTGTTTTATTTTTTGGCAAACTCTTTGTCGGTTTTATTGCTAATTCAGTGGCTATTATGGCAGATGCTGTGAACAGCTTGTCCGATATGGTTTCTTCTATTCTAACTTTAGTTGGTTTTAAAGTAGCTGCAAAACCAGCAGACAAAAAACACCCATATGGACATGAACGTTTTGAATATATTAGCGGTTTAGCGGTCTCATTTGTCATTATTCTAGTGGGACTTCAATTTTTACAAAGCTCGTTTAATAAAATTCTTGAACCAGAAAGTACTACATTTTCTTTAGGTATATTCATTGTTTTATTGGCTTCTATTGTAATTAAAATTTGGCAACTGAGTATGTATAAGCGGCTTGGGCAAAAAATAGGTTCCCAAACTTTACAAGCTTCAGGAAAAGATAGTTTAAATGACGTATTTACAACAGTAACTGTATTGCTTTCTGCTTTAATAGAGCATTTGACAAGTTGGCAAATTGATGGATTTATTGGTTTTATCTTAGCTCTTTATATTATTTATACTGGAATTCGTATGATAAAAGATTTTATTGATGAATTACTAGGCAGTCGACCTTCTGATCAACAAATCCAAATGATGGAAGCAAAGTTGGCAAGTTATCCTTTGATCTTAGGTTATCATGATCTTTTAATCCATAATTATGGTCCTCAAAGTAAGTTTGCTTCAGTACATGTGGAAATTGATGCTAGTTGGAGTTTAACTTACGCCCATCAAATCATTGATATGATTGAAAAAGATTTTCAGGAAAATCTTGAAGTAGAGCTTGTCTGTCACTTAGATCCTGTGGCTATTCATGACGCTCAGTTCTTGAAAATTAATAAAGAACTAATGAATATCTTGGCCGATTTTAACGAAGGGCTAAAAATGCATGACTTACGTATAAAAGATAACAATATATTGCAATTTGATCTGGTTATACCAGAAGGAATTACGGAGAATGAGCAACAACTACTAGCTGAAATACGCCAAGCAGTTAGCAAAAGAATTGGTGATTATCAATTAGATGTTAGGCTTGACCATAACTATTTATTATGA
- the cls gene encoding cardiolipin synthase, whose translation MDLRTDLAILYQIFWGLVLINTVVAFITVFRRPRSITSILAWMMTLVFLPGIGFLLYAFCGRGIDRETVYLFSEQHQKRIKEINEMIEKNNEGYEPKAYTYEAILLKHYFSNMDESPLTRGNHVEFFTDGQEKFSHLFADIEKAQDNVHVEYYAFFDDNIGNSFLDLLVKKAREGVEVRLVFDPWGGRTTERFFKPLKEAGGKVIPFITSRNIIRKTRLNYHLHRKIVVIDGEIGWTGGFNVGDQYVGTSEKFGYWRDTHARIVGTASFSLQEIFIRDWNASIRNKEDLLEYEDRYFVIPKQVGHADVPLQIVADGPESIERIIEGGFIKTIVSAKERVWIQSPYLIPDDSMTSALQIAIRSGVDVRIMIPCMPDHPFIYRATQYYANLFQKIGAQIYIYNGGFIHAKTIVADDSIVSFGTTNQDIRSYDLNFEVSAFGYDEKLNKELARIFEEDMEYSALLTQDMIDQQSYWLKFKQNFSRLLSPIL comes from the coding sequence ATGGATTTAAGGACAGATTTAGCCATCCTATACCAAATTTTTTGGGGCTTAGTACTTATCAATACGGTAGTTGCATTTATTACTGTATTTCGTAGACCTCGTTCAATTACAAGCATTCTTGCTTGGATGATGACATTAGTTTTTCTTCCAGGAATTGGCTTTCTTTTGTATGCTTTTTGCGGTAGAGGGATTGATAGAGAAACTGTCTATCTTTTTAGCGAACAGCATCAAAAAAGAATTAAAGAAATCAACGAGATGATTGAAAAAAACAATGAAGGCTATGAGCCTAAAGCTTATACCTATGAAGCAATTTTACTAAAACATTATTTTTCTAATATGGACGAATCACCTTTAACAAGAGGAAATCATGTCGAATTTTTTACTGATGGTCAAGAAAAGTTTTCCCATTTGTTCGCAGATATTGAAAAGGCGCAAGATAACGTGCACGTGGAATACTATGCTTTTTTTGATGATAATATCGGTAACTCTTTTTTAGATCTTTTAGTAAAAAAAGCAAGAGAAGGAGTGGAAGTTCGTTTAGTATTTGACCCGTGGGGCGGACGAACGACCGAACGATTTTTTAAGCCATTAAAAGAAGCAGGGGGAAAAGTTATTCCCTTTATTACTTCAAGAAACATCATTCGAAAAACTCGTTTAAATTATCACTTACATCGCAAAATTGTGGTTATAGATGGCGAAATTGGCTGGACTGGTGGTTTTAACGTAGGTGATCAATATGTGGGAACTTCAGAAAAATTTGGCTATTGGCGAGACACTCATGCCAGAATCGTTGGAACAGCCTCTTTTTCTCTTCAGGAGATATTTATCCGTGACTGGAACGCTTCAATAAGAAACAAAGAAGACTTATTAGAATACGAGGATCGCTATTTTGTTATTCCTAAGCAAGTAGGTCATGCAGATGTGCCTTTGCAAATTGTCGCAGATGGTCCTGAGTCGATTGAACGTATTATTGAAGGTGGTTTTATTAAGACCATCGTTTCAGCTAAAGAAAGGGTTTGGATTCAGTCCCCTTATTTGATTCCTGATGATTCGATGACAAGCGCCTTACAAATTGCAATTCGTTCTGGTGTGGATGTACGTATCATGATTCCTTGCATGCCTGATCATCCATTTATCTACCGAGCAACTCAGTATTATGCAAACTTATTTCAAAAAATCGGCGCCCAAATTTATATTTATAACGGAGGCTTTATTCATGCAAAAACTATAGTTGCTGATGATTCGATTGTCTCTTTTGGCACGACGAACCAAGATATCCGAAGTTATGATCTTAATTTTGAAGTGAGTGCTTTTGGTTATGATGAGAAGTTGAATAAAGAACTGGCTAGAATTTTTGAAGAAGATATGGAATATAGTGCTTTATTAACTCAAGATATGATCGATCAACAGTCGTATTGGTTAAAATTCAAACAAAACTTTTCCCGCTTATTATCACCGATTCTCTGA
- a CDS encoding ribonuclease HI family protein, protein MIKAYIDASTKGNPGPSGGGIVLLNNELYEQDSFAFSDLLTNHQAEFAVFSYLLDDLCERHLHTQTILVYTDSKILAQTIQKNYTKNPEFKKFLNEIQIKLQNFSLLFIKWIPEANNKGADHLARQGLQKALKSENR, encoded by the coding sequence ATGATAAAAGCGTATATCGATGCTTCTACCAAAGGAAATCCCGGACCAAGTGGAGGCGGAATTGTTCTTTTAAATAATGAGCTTTACGAGCAAGACTCATTTGCATTTTCCGACTTATTAACAAATCATCAAGCAGAATTTGCAGTTTTTAGCTATCTACTTGATGATTTGTGTGAACGTCATCTACATACACAAACTATTTTAGTCTATACCGATAGTAAAATTTTAGCGCAGACTATCCAGAAAAACTATACGAAAAACCCAGAATTCAAAAAATTCTTAAATGAAATTCAAATAAAATTGCAAAATTTTTCACTTTTATTTATCAAGTGGATTCCAGAAGCTAACAATAAAGGCGCCGATCACTTAGCAAGACAAGGTTTGCAAAAAGCACTTAAATCAGAGAATCGGTGA
- a CDS encoding EbsA family protein, which yields MKNYKIRWQPERSLAIIYWSITLIFLFLGSTFILERAEVHWKSMVFFLIFLVLAYCGYRRALIIHKNGLQINYARFWKTDYFTFDQIDSIRIAGSLLVIRLKRHTLELHLSKKQVKKLCSALPDWVPVETV from the coding sequence TTGAAAAATTACAAAATTCGCTGGCAGCCCGAACGTTCTTTAGCTATTATTTACTGGTCGATTACATTGATCTTTTTGTTTTTAGGCTCGACATTTATTTTAGAACGAGCTGAAGTTCATTGGAAAAGTATGGTTTTTTTCCTGATATTTTTAGTATTAGCTTATTGTGGTTATCGTCGAGCTCTTATTATTCATAAAAACGGGCTACAAATCAATTATGCTCGTTTCTGGAAAACAGATTATTTTACATTTGACCAAATTGATTCTATTCGCATAGCGGGAAGTCTATTAGTGATTCGCTTAAAAAGACATACATTAGAGCTACATTTAAGTAAAAAGCAAGTAAAGAAACTTTGTAGCGCTCTACCAGACTGGGTTCCAGTGGAGACTGTTTAG
- a CDS encoding formate--tetrahydrofolate ligase has translation MLSDIEIAQKANLAPIEQIAQKLGLFQEDVEPYGKYKAKVSLPESTSNDMGKLILVTSINPTPAGEGKTTVSIGLADGLNQIHKKAVLALREPSLGPVMGLKGGATGGGYSQVLPMEDINLHFTGDIHAITAANNALSALIDNHIHQGNELEIDPQQIIWKRSLDINDRALRHTVVGLGNKAQGVPHEEGFDISVASEIMAILCLANDLADLKTRLAKIVIGYTYQNKPVTVHDLQVEGALALLLKEAIKPNLVQTMEQTPAFIHGGPFANIAHGCNSVAATKTALQLGDYTVTEAGFGADLGAEKFLDIKVPSLDKAPDAIVMVATIRALKMHGGLTTEQLANEDLSALKKGFANLKKHINNMQNYGLPVVVAINEFALDQENELLYLQELCQEISVTAVLSSAWENGGPGATELASTVVSTIEKNEANYKRLYQNQLPLEDKIKEVAQKIYGASDVVFEKKAKKQLKDFKTFGWDLLPICIAKTQYSLSDDASLLGVPQNFTLNVKEIQPKMGAGFLVVLTGNILTMPGLPKRPAALDMDVDDSGRVSGLF, from the coding sequence TTGTTATCAGATATAGAAATTGCACAAAAAGCTAACTTAGCCCCCATTGAACAAATTGCTCAGAAATTAGGACTTTTTCAGGAAGATGTTGAGCCTTATGGAAAATATAAAGCTAAAGTTTCATTACCTGAAAGCACGTCAAACGATATGGGCAAATTAATTCTGGTGACTTCTATTAATCCAACGCCAGCAGGCGAAGGAAAAACGACGGTTTCTATCGGCTTAGCAGACGGTTTAAATCAAATACATAAAAAAGCGGTATTAGCTTTAAGAGAACCATCACTAGGGCCGGTTATGGGCCTAAAAGGCGGCGCGACAGGTGGAGGATACTCTCAAGTATTACCTATGGAAGATATTAACTTACATTTTACTGGCGATATCCATGCCATCACGGCGGCTAATAACGCTCTTTCAGCTTTAATTGATAACCATATTCATCAAGGAAATGAATTGGAGATAGATCCACAACAAATTATTTGGAAGAGATCTCTAGACATTAATGATCGTGCTTTACGTCATACTGTCGTAGGGTTAGGGAATAAAGCTCAAGGTGTTCCTCATGAAGAGGGGTTTGATATTAGTGTAGCTAGCGAAATTATGGCTATTTTATGTCTAGCAAATGACCTAGCAGATTTAAAAACACGTTTAGCAAAAATTGTTATTGGTTATACTTATCAAAATAAGCCAGTAACTGTTCATGATTTGCAAGTTGAAGGAGCTTTGGCTCTTTTGCTTAAAGAAGCGATTAAACCTAACTTGGTACAAACCATGGAACAAACGCCTGCTTTTATTCATGGCGGTCCTTTTGCTAATATTGCTCATGGTTGTAATAGTGTTGCTGCGACAAAAACAGCCTTGCAATTGGGTGACTATACAGTGACAGAAGCTGGGTTTGGGGCTGATTTAGGCGCAGAAAAATTTCTAGATATCAAAGTTCCGAGTTTAGATAAAGCTCCTGATGCTATCGTAATGGTAGCTACAATACGAGCTTTGAAAATGCATGGCGGCTTAACCACTGAACAATTAGCTAATGAAGATTTGTCTGCTTTAAAAAAAGGTTTTGCTAATTTAAAAAAACATATAAACAATATGCAAAATTATGGACTACCTGTTGTAGTAGCGATTAATGAATTTGCTTTAGATCAAGAAAATGAACTACTTTATCTGCAAGAGCTATGTCAAGAAATTAGTGTAACTGCGGTTTTAAGTTCTGCTTGGGAAAATGGTGGACCAGGAGCTACGGAGTTAGCTAGTACGGTTGTTTCTACTATCGAGAAAAATGAAGCAAATTATAAACGTTTATATCAAAATCAATTGCCACTAGAGGATAAAATCAAAGAGGTTGCTCAAAAGATTTATGGCGCTAGTGACGTTGTATTTGAGAAAAAAGCAAAAAAACAGTTAAAAGACTTTAAAACGTTTGGTTGGGATTTGCTGCCGATTTGTATTGCTAAAACGCAATATTCTCTGTCAGATGATGCAAGCTTGCTGGGTGTACCGCAGAATTTTACGCTTAATGTCAAAGAAATTCAGCCTAAAATGGGAGCAGGTTTTTTAGTTGTTTTAACGGGAAATATTTTAACGATGCCAGGCCTTCCTAAAAGACCAGCAGCTTTAGACATGGATGTTGATGACTCAGGAAGAGTTAGTGGATTGTTTTGA
- a CDS encoding CBS domain-containing protein, which translates to MGERADTFLSCFNRIEKWMNDQLDNPQNMGFNQMVRRLSNRETLPVKSYENDLLQISQLRNAIVHEQIGEDFVIAEPNQWIVDRIQKIESDLIQPETVIPRFAKNVTGFEQDIPIIELLKIVAARRYSQFPLYKKGDFQGLITLKALGYWFAKERVKGKIDLKNRTAKDLIITDGKQTNFAFVAKDTTINEVEQKFRNNRLLDAVFITKDGNPNGNLLGIVRPRDIF; encoded by the coding sequence ATGGGAGAGCGCGCAGATACTTTTTTAAGTTGTTTTAATCGAATCGAAAAATGGATGAATGATCAGCTAGATAATCCACAAAATATGGGTTTTAATCAGATGGTACGTCGCTTAAGTAATAGAGAGACATTACCCGTAAAGTCTTATGAGAATGATCTATTACAAATTTCGCAGTTACGTAACGCCATTGTTCATGAACAAATTGGAGAAGATTTTGTCATTGCAGAACCTAACCAGTGGATTGTAGACCGTATACAAAAAATTGAATCCGACTTAATTCAGCCAGAAACGGTTATTCCTCGTTTTGCCAAAAATGTTACTGGTTTCGAGCAGGATATCCCGATTATTGAGTTGCTAAAAATTGTAGCTGCTAGACGTTATTCTCAGTTTCCTTTGTATAAAAAAGGCGATTTTCAAGGCCTCATCACACTAAAAGCACTTGGTTATTGGTTTGCTAAAGAAAGAGTCAAAGGCAAGATTGATTTAAAAAATCGCACAGCCAAAGATTTGATTATTACAGATGGTAAACAAACAAACTTTGCTTTTGTAGCAAAGGATACGACGATTAATGAGGTCGAACAAAAATTCCGCAATAATAGATTATTAGATGCAGTTTTTATTACAAAAGATGGAAATCCAAACGGGAATTTACTCGGTATCGTCCGTCCCCGGGATATCTTTTAA
- the lspA gene encoding signal peptidase II: protein MLAIIFLLSALVIGVDQWVKFWIVTNFEIGETQPLLNHLFSLTYVQNQGAAWNILEGQMTFLTLITVIAITVVTYLMFRYRKESKFLTIGLALVLAGAVGNFIDRIRLGYVVDMIQADFIQFPIFNIADSSLVIGVILIFIYTIFEDRLKGRRHDRETGNDNNK, encoded by the coding sequence TTGCTTGCTATCATTTTTTTATTAAGTGCATTGGTCATTGGAGTTGATCAATGGGTAAAGTTTTGGATTGTTACTAATTTTGAGATTGGAGAAACACAACCATTATTAAACCATTTGTTTTCTTTAACTTACGTACAAAACCAAGGAGCTGCTTGGAATATCTTAGAAGGACAAATGACTTTTTTAACATTGATTACAGTTATTGCAATTACAGTGGTAACCTATTTAATGTTTCGCTATCGTAAGGAAAGTAAGTTTTTAACGATAGGGCTAGCTCTTGTATTAGCTGGTGCTGTAGGAAACTTTATTGATCGCATTCGTCTAGGTTATGTAGTGGATATGATACAAGCTGATTTTATTCAGTTCCCTATTTTTAACATAGCGGATTCTTCTTTGGTGATAGGTGTTATCTTAATTTTTATTTATACAATATTTGAAGATCGTTTGAAAGGAAGAAGACATGACAGAGAAACTGGAAATGACAATAACAAATGA
- a CDS encoding RluA family pseudouridine synthase: MTEKLEMTITNEQGRIDKVLSERLSSYSRSQIQQWVKDGEVLVNGQKVKANYKVQSNDHFTVHIPEDKPLEAKACDIPIEIVYQDQDVAVVNKPQGMVVHPSQGHPNHTLVNALLFHLDHLSGINGVIRPGIVHRIDKDTSGLLMIAKNDRSHASLAQQLQEKTILREYTALVHGNIKHQKGTITAPIGRSNTNRKMQAVVDNGKFAVTHFSVIERFSDFTLIKLQLETGRTHQIRVHMKYIGYPIAGDPVYGPKKTLASNGQFLHAGTLGFTHPTSGEQLTFEAPLPENFKKTLANLRQPIDF; the protein is encoded by the coding sequence ATGACAGAGAAACTGGAAATGACAATAACAAATGAGCAAGGACGAATTGACAAAGTATTATCCGAACGATTATCTTCTTATAGCCGCTCTCAGATACAACAATGGGTAAAAGACGGAGAAGTCTTAGTCAATGGCCAAAAGGTAAAAGCTAATTATAAAGTACAAAGCAACGACCATTTTACTGTTCATATCCCTGAAGATAAACCTTTAGAAGCTAAAGCTTGCGATATTCCAATTGAAATTGTTTATCAAGATCAAGATGTTGCCGTGGTCAATAAACCTCAAGGCATGGTAGTGCACCCCTCACAAGGACATCCAAACCATACATTGGTCAATGCTTTATTATTTCATTTAGACCATTTATCGGGTATTAATGGAGTGATCCGGCCTGGTATTGTTCATCGTATTGATAAAGATACTTCCGGGCTTTTAATGATCGCTAAAAACGATCGTAGTCATGCTTCTTTAGCGCAACAATTACAAGAAAAGACAATTTTGCGCGAATACACCGCCTTAGTTCATGGCAATATCAAACATCAAAAAGGGACGATTACAGCACCTATTGGACGTTCTAATACGAATCGAAAAATGCAAGCTGTGGTAGATAACGGCAAATTTGCTGTGACTCATTTTTCTGTTATTGAACGTTTTTCTGATTTTACTTTAATTAAGTTACAATTAGAAACAGGCCGCACTCATCAAATCCGGGTTCATATGAAATATATCGGTTACCCTATTGCCGGTGATCCAGTTTATGGACCCAAGAAAACTTTAGCTAGTAACGGTCAATTTTTGCATGCAGGTACCCTTGGCTTTACTCATCCTACAAGCGGTGAACAATTAACCTTTGAAGCTCCTTTGCCTGAAAACTTTAAAAAAACTTTAGCAAATTTACGACAACCAATTGATTTTTAA
- the pyrR gene encoding bifunctional pyr operon transcriptional regulator/uracil phosphoribosyltransferase PyrR, whose product MAKKEVIDEVTMKRALTRITYEIIERNYEIDQLVLVGIKTRGIYIARRIAQRLQQLENVEVPVGALDITLYRDDQKNQTGQAELHDSSIPESLEGKEVIVVDDVLYTGRTIRAALDAIMDFGRPQKIALAVLIDRGHRELPIRADFVGKNIPTSSAEEIVVEMLETDGADRVLINKKGEA is encoded by the coding sequence ATGGCAAAAAAAGAAGTCATTGATGAAGTGACTATGAAGCGAGCGTTAACTAGGATTACTTACGAAATTATTGAAAGAAATTATGAGATTGATCAATTAGTATTAGTGGGTATAAAAACAAGGGGGATTTATATTGCCCGACGTATTGCACAACGATTACAACAATTAGAAAATGTTGAAGTGCCAGTCGGAGCATTGGATATTACATTATACCGTGATGACCAAAAAAATCAAACAGGACAAGCGGAATTACATGATTCTAGTATCCCAGAATCATTAGAAGGAAAAGAAGTCATTGTAGTAGATGATGTTTTGTATACAGGACGCACAATCCGAGCGGCGTTAGACGCTATTATGGACTTTGGTCGCCCGCAAAAAATTGCATTAGCGGTTTTGATCGATCGTGGACATAGGGAGTTACCTATTCGAGCAGATTTTGTAGGGAAGAATATTCCTACTTCTTCAGCAGAAGAAATCGTCGTAGAAATGCTTGAAACAGATGGCGCTGATCGTGTGCTAATTAATAAAAAAGGAGAGGCATAA